DNA sequence from the Chryseobacterium indicum genome:
AAAACGATGCTCGTCGTTAAAACAATTCCCAGAAACGGAAAAATAATATAGAACAGAATCTGGTATTCAAAATGAACTTTTGTTGTGATAAAATGGTGAATATTGTGAACAAGAGTTTTAAGAATTACTCCTGCCAAACCTGCCGAACAGCCGACAATAATTCCGGACAACACCAAAAACTGATTTCTGCTGAGTCTGTTGTTTAGCCAATGTAAAATGAGTTCGTAGCTGCGCGCTTTTTCAAGTCCATACTTCTGAAAGTCTCTCTTGAACTTCAGAAAGCTCAGAAACTTTTTCCTGTTATGAATATTCACTTTTGGGAATTTTAGACCGTAACCGAATTGTTACAGTTCCGTAAAGTTATGAAATAAATCATGAAATTTAAAATTCTGTGTGAAATGCATTTTCCTTTTTAGGTCTTAAAATAAGACGGATGGAAGGATTGTTGGTAATAAATAATCTCAACCAGTTGAAAGCCAGACGCACCCTGCTTCCAAAGCTTATCAATGGGATAATATGAATAAAAAGCCACGTTAACCACGCCATAAATCCTTTGTAGGAAAACTTGGGAAGATCTACCACTGCATTGAATTTTGAGATGATTGCCATACTTCCTTTATCATTATATTTGAAAGGAGTGAGTACTTTTTCCTCTTCAATTCTTTTAAAATTTTTGCCTAAATTTCTGGCATGCTGAATCGCAACCTGCGCCAGCTGCGGATGTCCTTTCGGGAAGTTTTCATCGGAGAACTGCAATGCAATATCGCCTAATGCATAGATGTTTTTCATTCCCTGAACTTTGTTATAAGCATCTGCTAATATTCTTCTTCCTTTACCTAAACTCTCTGCCGGAATTCCGGGAACTTCACGACCAATAACACCTGAAGTCCAGATTAGTGTTTCAGTTTCAATGGTTTTTCCGTCTCCTAAAATTACTTTTCCATCAACATAATCCTTTACGACCGTATTTAAAATAATTTTTACCCCTAACTTTTTTAGCTGATCGTGGGCTGCTTCCTGAGCCATCTTGCTCATAGGAGAAAGTAAAGTCGGAAGTGCATCAATTAAATAAATGCTGGAAAGGCTGAGTTTAATTTCAGGATATTCTTTTTCAGCGATATAGCTTCCCATTTCCGCAATCATTCCCGCAAGTTCCACTCCGGTCGGTCCGCCTCCTGCAATCACAATATTCTGAAGTTTCTGTGCTTCTTTGATGTTTTTGTTTCTCGCAGCTTCTTCAAGAGTTAAAAGCATATAATTTCTTAAGTAAAGTGCTTCATCAATGGTTTTCATAGGAATAGAACATTTCTTTACATTTTCCATTCCGAAGAAATTGGATTCCGTTCCCAAAGCAAGAACCAGATAATCATAATGCAGATTTCCTGTATCGGTTTCAAGAATATTATTTTCATGATCCACATTTACAAGACTTCCCATATGGAAATTTACATTTTTATAATTTGAAAGTAATTTCCTGAAAGGATAGCTGATATTCGAAGCCTCGATAAATGATGTAGCAACCTGATAAATCAATGGCGGAAAGAAGTGATAATTGTTTTTATCCACTAAAGTAATTCTGAATCTTTTATCATTAACCAAAGATTTTATAAGATTAATTCCTGCAAAACCTCCTCCTACGATTACGATGTGCTTTTTCATATGTATGTTATTGAAATGGTAACCTATTTTATTCAATAATAAAGCCAAATGCAAGGTTTGTGGTATTTATACATAATAAATTATCAGCACGATGTTTGTATCCTTTAGAACAACCAAATTTTACAACAATATGAAAACAGATGTTTTAAAGGAAAAACACAGGCTCGGATTAGGCGGAGTAGCCATCGGAACAGCTTTTGACAAATTAACAGACGGTGAATCCTACGAAGTTCTTCAAAAAGCGTGGGATCTCGGCATACGATATTACGATACTTCACCGTGGTACGGATTAACAAAAAGTGAAAGACGATTCGGAAATTTTCTCCACGGGCAGAACAGGGAAGAGTTTGTATTATCCACGAAAGTCGGGCGTTTATTTGTGGAAGTTCCGGAAGATGAAGTTCCGCCAACGATGTGGAAAGCGCCTTTAAATTATGATTTTGAACACAATTACACAGCAGATGCCATAAAAAGGTCTATTGAAGAAAGTCTTGAAAGAACACGATTGAGCCATATAGATATTGTTTATGTACATGATTTGTCGGAAGATCAGGTAGGAGACCGTTATCCTTATTTTTTAAAACAGGCGAGAGAAGGCGCTTTTAAAGTTTTATCGGAATTGAGAGATCAGGGTGTCATTAAAGCATGGGGAATGGGCGTTAATAAAATTGAGCCGATTCTGGATTGTCTGGATTCTGCAGATCCGGACATTTGTCTTTCTGCAACGCAATATTCTATTCTGGAACATGAAGATGCGGTCGACAGACTGCTTCCAGCGGTAAGGAAAGCAGGTGTGAAGCTGGTTTCCGGCGCAGGTTATAATTCAGGTTTTATCAATGGGAGAGATCGTTACAACTATAAGGATGTGATCCCGAAAGGAATGAAAGAAAAACGTGAAAAAATTGATGAAATAGCGAAAAGATACAATGCAACCATTACACACGCCGCACTGCAGTTTGTTTTGGCCGCCGATGAATTTG
Encoded proteins:
- a CDS encoding NAD(P)/FAD-dependent oxidoreductase — translated: MKKHIVIVGGGFAGINLIKSLVNDKRFRITLVDKNNYHFFPPLIYQVATSFIEASNISYPFRKLLSNYKNVNFHMGSLVNVDHENNILETDTGNLHYDYLVLALGTESNFFGMENVKKCSIPMKTIDEALYLRNYMLLTLEEAARNKNIKEAQKLQNIVIAGGGPTGVELAGMIAEMGSYIAEKEYPEIKLSLSSIYLIDALPTLLSPMSKMAQEAAHDQLKKLGVKIILNTVVKDYVDGKVILGDGKTIETETLIWTSGVIGREVPGIPAESLGKGRRILADAYNKVQGMKNIYALGDIALQFSDENFPKGHPQLAQVAIQHARNLGKNFKRIEEEKVLTPFKYNDKGSMAIISKFNAVVDLPKFSYKGFMAWLTWLFIHIIPLISFGSRVRLAFNWLRLFITNNPSIRLILRPKKENAFHTEF
- a CDS encoding aldo/keto reductase; this encodes MKTDVLKEKHRLGLGGVAIGTAFDKLTDGESYEVLQKAWDLGIRYYDTSPWYGLTKSERRFGNFLHGQNREEFVLSTKVGRLFVEVPEDEVPPTMWKAPLNYDFEHNYTADAIKRSIEESLERTRLSHIDIVYVHDLSEDQVGDRYPYFLKQAREGAFKVLSELRDQGVIKAWGMGVNKIEPILDCLDSADPDICLSATQYSILEHEDAVDRLLPAVRKAGVKLVSGAGYNSGFINGRDRYNYKDVIPKGMKEKREKIDEIAKRYNATITHAALQFVLAADEFASIIPGASKPEQVEDNVKALNEKIPADFWKELKSERLIYEKAQVPH